Proteins from one Tissierellales bacterium genomic window:
- the recO gene encoding DNA repair protein RecO, translating to MLVKSEGIVLKEIRFKDTSKILTIFSKDFGKIHAMAKGAYRPKSQLTGCTQVFGYSDFTFFKGRNFYHINQGDIINSFYDLRENMERLMYGSYILELVEYSIVEEEPNEKLFLLLVKGLKVLSRLEKDFLKFVIAFELKYISFLGYRPYLDKCVICGNNNYNRVKFSYHQGGIICDKCFETEPYCKNIDRNVIMHLKQLLYSPLDKLESIKIPKDVMSNLHEIMVKYILINIEKDNFNSLNLIETITKNGGI from the coding sequence ATGCTTGTTAAATCAGAAGGAATAGTACTAAAAGAGATACGTTTTAAAGATACTAGTAAAATACTTACTATTTTTTCTAAAGATTTTGGAAAAATTCATGCTATGGCCAAAGGAGCCTATAGGCCTAAAAGTCAATTAACTGGATGTACTCAAGTATTTGGTTATAGCGATTTTACATTTTTTAAAGGGAGAAATTTTTATCATATAAATCAGGGAGATATAATAAATTCCTTCTATGATTTACGAGAAAATATGGAAAGACTTATGTATGGTTCTTATATATTAGAATTAGTAGAATATTCTATAGTAGAGGAAGAGCCAAATGAAAAACTTTTTTTGCTTTTAGTAAAAGGATTAAAAGTACTATCTAGATTAGAAAAGGATTTTTTAAAGTTTGTAATAGCTTTTGAATTAAAGTATATTTCTTTTTTAGGATATAGGCCTTATTTAGATAAGTGTGTAATATGTGGAAATAATAATTACAATAGAGTAAAATTTAGTTATCATCAAGGTGGTATAATATGTGATAAATGTTTTGAGACAGAGCCATATTGTAAAAATATTGATAGAAATGTAATTATGCATTTAAAACAATTGTTGTATTCGCCTTTAGATAAGCTAGAATCCATTAAAATTCCTAAAGATGTCATGAGTAACTTACATGAAATCATGGTAAAATATATATTAATAAATATTGAAAAAGATAACTTTAATTCATTGAACTTAATCGAAACTATTACAAAAAATGGAGGAATATAA
- the era gene encoding GTPase Era — protein sequence MYRSGFITVIGRANVGKSTLLNSIIGEKISIISDKPQTTRNKIQCVYTEEDYQIVFLDTPGIQKPKNQLGKYMLKVSKSTLEEVDLITVLVDESLRTGPIDKYIFEEMKYISTTKILLINKIDKLEDKDILNLIDKYRGLNIFDEIIPISAMENININEYLTILKEYLPEGPKYFPEDMITDQPQSFIIAEIIREKALFYLKEEIPHGIFVSIDNIEKRESQDIVDVDATIYCEKGSHKGIIIGKGGKMLKKIGTDARKDIEKLLGSQINLQLWVKVEKNWRDKKNKLKYFGYQ from the coding sequence ATGTACAGGTCAGGTTTTATAACAGTAATTGGTAGAGCAAATGTAGGAAAATCTACTTTATTGAATAGTATAATAGGTGAGAAAATATCAATAATTTCTGATAAACCTCAAACTACAAGAAATAAGATACAATGTGTTTATACAGAGGAAGATTATCAAATAGTATTTTTAGATACCCCAGGAATACAAAAACCAAAAAATCAACTGGGAAAATATATGCTAAAAGTATCAAAAAGTACTTTGGAAGAAGTAGATCTTATAACAGTGTTAGTAGATGAAAGCTTGAGAACGGGACCAATTGATAAGTATATATTTGAAGAAATGAAATATATAAGTACTACTAAAATACTTTTAATTAATAAAATCGACAAATTAGAAGATAAAGATATTCTTAATTTAATAGATAAATATAGAGGATTGAACATATTTGATGAAATTATTCCTATATCGGCTATGGAAAATATAAATATAAATGAATATTTAACCATATTAAAAGAATATTTACCAGAAGGACCAAAATATTTTCCAGAGGATATGATTACTGATCAACCACAAAGCTTTATTATAGCAGAGATTATTAGGGAAAAAGCTTTGTTTTATTTAAAAGAGGAAATTCCCCATGGGATTTTTGTATCTATAGACAATATAGAGAAAAGAGAAAGTCAAGATATAGTAGATGTAGACGCAACTATTTATTGTGAAAAAGGTTCTCACAAGGGTATTATTATTGGAAAAGGTGGAAAGATGCTTAAAAAAATTGGAACTGATGCTAGAAAGGATATAGAAAAACTTTTAGGCAGTCAGATTAATTTACAACTGTGGGTAAAAGTAGAAAAGAATTGGCGAGATAAAAAAAACAAGCTAAAATATTTTGGTTATCAATAG
- a CDS encoding cytidine deaminase, with protein sequence MDKKKLIKKALEAKEKAYVPYSKFHVGAAVLTDKNEIYTGCNIEIVSYSPTLCAERTAIFKAISEGELKIKAIAVVGDSEYTYPCGVCRQVIREFGKDALIIIADSEDDYKEYSLDELLPYSFGPEDLEKDEK encoded by the coding sequence ATGGACAAAAAGAAACTAATAAAAAAGGCTTTAGAGGCAAAAGAAAAAGCATATGTTCCTTACTCTAAATTTCATGTAGGAGCGGCTGTTCTTACGGACAAAAATGAAATATATACTGGATGTAATATTGAAATAGTTTCATATTCTCCAACATTATGTGCAGAGCGTACAGCTATATTTAAAGCAATTTCAGAAGGTGAGTTAAAAATAAAAGCCATTGCAGTAGTAGGAGATTCTGAATATACTTATCCTTGTGGAGTTTGTAGGCAGGTTATTAGGGAATTTGGAAAAGATGCACTAATAATAATAGCAGATTCAGAAGATGATTATAAAGAATATTCCTTAGATGAATTATTACCCTATAGCTTTGGACCAGAAGATTTAGAAAAAGATGAGAAATAG